One Calditrichota bacterium genomic window carries:
- a CDS encoding beta-glucosidase has product MSRKSLMSMVLLIGVIFSSGLMGQVFITTEKLMPIYHDGWIDHNKNDKMDPYENPGLDIESRINDLLGRMTLEEKTCQMATLYGFCRVAKDELPTKQWLNEIWKDGIANIDEHLNGLDRKPCRTPYSFPYSMHTRALNEVQRFFIEKTRLGIPVDFTNEGIRGLCHEKATSFPAQIGVASSWDKELVNLIGHITGKEARALGYTNIYSPILDLARDPRWGRTVETYGENPYLASQLGKIQVAALQSEGVVSTPKHFAVYSIPKGGRDGAARTDPKAPWRDVETIYLAPFRAAIQDANALGVMSSYNDYNGIPITGSKFFLTQILRQRWGFKGYIVSDSDAVLYLFSKHHVAETYKEAVRQAVEAGLNVRTTFTPPDVFINPLRELVREGKISLKTIDSRVRNVLRVKFWLGLFDKPYLEDPKKTDEIVHCAEHVKVSLRAARESIVLLKNEKNLLPLSKNLKKILVVGPNAKATDELMSRYGPAKAKVISVFDGIKDKLGKKCELKYAQGCALIDKDWPESEILPTELNEEEKAKIASAAQLAAECDIAIVVLGETRLIVGESRSRTSLNLPGRQFDLVKAIHATGTPTVVVLLNGRPLTINWIDKNIPAIVEAWFPGEMTGKAVADVLFGDYNPGGKLPITFPRTIGQIPLNFPFKPGSQAGVKDGHKTSRVTGVLYPFGHGLSYTQFEYSNLKIEPQKQRPAGEIRVCLEIKNAGEREGTEVVQLYIRDEVSSVTTFVKALRGFERIHLQPGKKKKVEFVLKPEDLQLLDRDYKWVVEPGTFRVMIGASSEDIRLSGEFEIVSE; this is encoded by the coding sequence ATGAGTAGAAAATCGCTGATGTCAATGGTTCTCCTGATAGGTGTAATTTTTTCGTCAGGATTGATGGGTCAGGTTTTTATCACAACTGAAAAATTAATGCCCATTTATCACGACGGCTGGATCGATCACAACAAAAATGACAAGATGGACCCTTACGAAAATCCAGGTCTGGATATCGAATCCCGCATCAATGATTTGCTGGGAAGAATGACGCTTGAAGAAAAAACCTGCCAGATGGCGACTTTGTACGGTTTTTGCCGCGTTGCCAAAGACGAACTCCCCACAAAGCAGTGGCTAAATGAAATCTGGAAAGACGGAATTGCAAATATTGACGAGCATTTGAACGGTCTGGACCGAAAACCGTGCCGCACGCCTTATTCTTTTCCCTATTCAATGCATACGCGCGCATTGAATGAAGTACAGCGATTTTTCATCGAAAAAACCCGTCTGGGCATACCTGTGGATTTCACCAACGAGGGCATTCGCGGTCTCTGTCATGAAAAAGCGACTTCATTTCCGGCGCAAATTGGCGTTGCCAGTAGTTGGGATAAAGAACTTGTTAATCTCATCGGCCACATTACCGGAAAAGAAGCCAGAGCGTTGGGTTACACGAATATTTATTCCCCGATACTTGACCTCGCACGAGATCCGCGCTGGGGACGTACTGTGGAAACTTACGGCGAAAATCCCTATTTGGCGTCACAATTAGGTAAAATCCAGGTTGCGGCATTGCAATCCGAGGGCGTGGTTTCTACTCCCAAGCATTTCGCGGTTTACAGCATTCCCAAGGGCGGAAGAGACGGCGCCGCGAGAACAGACCCCAAAGCCCCCTGGCGCGATGTGGAGACAATTTATCTCGCTCCCTTTCGCGCGGCGATCCAGGATGCCAACGCCCTGGGCGTGATGAGCTCGTACAACGACTACAATGGAATTCCCATCACCGGCAGCAAATTTTTTCTCACCCAAATTTTGCGCCAACGCTGGGGATTTAAAGGCTACATTGTCTCTGACAGCGACGCCGTGTTGTACCTTTTCAGCAAACACCATGTAGCAGAGACGTACAAAGAAGCTGTGCGCCAGGCTGTGGAAGCGGGACTAAATGTGAGAACCACTTTTACGCCGCCGGATGTGTTCATCAATCCTTTGCGCGAATTGGTGCGCGAAGGGAAAATTTCGCTGAAGACAATCGATAGCCGCGTGCGCAATGTACTGAGAGTGAAATTTTGGCTGGGGTTATTTGACAAGCCGTACCTTGAGGACCCGAAAAAAACCGACGAGATCGTACATTGTGCCGAACACGTTAAAGTATCTTTACGGGCAGCGAGAGAATCTATTGTCTTGCTCAAAAATGAAAAAAATCTATTGCCATTATCCAAAAATTTGAAAAAAATTTTAGTCGTAGGACCAAATGCCAAAGCTACGGATGAACTTATGAGCCGCTACGGTCCTGCCAAAGCAAAAGTCATCTCTGTGTTCGATGGAATTAAAGATAAATTAGGAAAAAAATGCGAACTGAAGTATGCTCAAGGCTGTGCATTGATCGATAAGGACTGGCCCGAAAGCGAAATTTTGCCCACTGAACTGAACGAAGAAGAGAAGGCAAAAATTGCTTCCGCTGCTCAACTGGCGGCCGAGTGCGACATCGCGATTGTGGTTTTAGGCGAGACAAGACTCATCGTCGGCGAGTCGCGGTCGCGGACAAGTCTAAATTTGCCGGGCAGACAATTTGATCTGGTAAAAGCAATTCACGCAACAGGGACTCCAACGGTTGTGGTGCTTTTAAACGGCAGACCCCTCACGATAAATTGGATCGACAAAAATATTCCCGCCATCGTTGAGGCCTGGTTCCCTGGCGAGATGACGGGCAAAGCTGTCGCTGACGTGTTATTTGGCGACTACAATCCCGGGGGGAAACTGCCCATTACTTTCCCCAGAACCATCGGACAAATTCCTTTAAATTTTCCTTTTAAACCCGGATCACAAGCCGGCGTGAAAGACGGTCATAAAACAAGCCGCGTTACTGGCGTCCTCTACCCATTTGGGCATGGTTTGAGTTACACACAATTTGAATATTCAAATTTAAAAATAGAGCCCCAAAAACAAAGACCTGCCGGCGAAATTCGGGTTTGCCTCGAAATAAAAAATGCCGGTGAAAGAGAAGGCACTGAGGTCGTTCAATTGTACATCAGAGACGAAGTTAGCAGCGTCACCACATTTGTCAAAGCGCTGCGCGGATTTGAAAGAATTCATCTGCAACCCGGCAAAAAAAAGAAAGTCGAATTCGTTTTAAAACCCGAAGATTTGCAATTACTCGATCGAGATTACAAATGGGTCGTGGAGCCAGGAACCTTCAGGGTTATGATAGGAGCCTCTTCCGAAGACATCAGATTGTCCGGGGAATTCGAGATTGTAAGCGAATAA
- a CDS encoding T9SS type A sorting domain-containing protein, translating into MNKQKSSKGIFKLTFVLFLFSVTRIFAQPWQCIIYGDTRSHDNDHRQVLQAIMNNTPNYKFIINVGDVVSDGTVKSLWDTWQRACDDVLGGTGQDQTPPKYMAVPGNHDNTETSSGLANWNTYLPGQKNLYGNDGKYFYFDYEDARFILLDSDKSPIDGPQFTMMKNAIENNPQKWLILVWHHPIFDFGPKHYEQEIHQTWGVPLYQNGCDLIFNGHAHYYVRTKKLLLNGQKNPPLDSLKGIPQIVTGNGGAPLYSVNPNEDGNGYMVAKYIAQYGYTELTFSGDTLRLRHILKDGTVFDQTYYTPNPKPSQSAVRFPEGTQPAHFQLFQNYPNPFNASTSIRFHLRQSCPVTLNIFNLNGEIVQTLIDGNYSPGNYQIIFNAENVHGAPVASGIYFYQLKAGTEIRNRKMNLLR; encoded by the coding sequence ATGAACAAGCAAAAAAGTTCAAAAGGAATTTTCAAGTTGACTTTTGTTTTATTTCTATTTAGTGTGACCCGTATTTTTGCGCAACCCTGGCAATGCATCATCTACGGAGATACCAGGAGTCATGACAATGATCATCGTCAAGTATTGCAAGCAATAATGAATAATACTCCAAATTACAAATTCATCATCAATGTCGGCGATGTTGTGTCAGACGGGACAGTCAAAAGTCTATGGGACACATGGCAGCGCGCATGTGATGATGTTTTAGGCGGAACCGGACAGGATCAAACGCCGCCAAAATATATGGCTGTACCGGGCAATCACGACAATACTGAGACATCTTCCGGATTGGCAAATTGGAATACTTACCTGCCGGGACAGAAAAATTTGTACGGTAATGACGGTAAATATTTTTATTTTGATTATGAAGATGCACGGTTTATTCTTTTGGACTCTGACAAATCTCCGATTGATGGTCCTCAATTTACCATGATGAAGAATGCGATTGAAAATAACCCACAAAAATGGCTCATCCTTGTCTGGCATCACCCCATTTTTGATTTTGGACCCAAACATTACGAGCAAGAAATCCACCAGACTTGGGGCGTGCCGCTTTATCAGAACGGATGCGATCTTATTTTCAACGGTCACGCTCACTATTATGTGCGAACGAAAAAATTGCTATTAAATGGTCAAAAAAATCCGCCGTTGGATTCGCTGAAAGGAATACCGCAAATCGTCACCGGCAATGGCGGTGCTCCCTTATATTCAGTCAATCCCAACGAAGACGGAAACGGCTATATGGTGGCAAAATACATTGCCCAATATGGCTATACAGAGCTCACTTTTTCCGGCGATACCCTGCGACTCAGACACATATTGAAAGACGGAACCGTTTTCGACCAGACATATTACACGCCCAATCCGAAACCTTCGCAATCAGCGGTACGCTTTCCGGAAGGGACTCAGCCGGCACATTTTCAACTATTTCAAAATTATCCCAATCCGTTCAATGCGTCAACGAGCATCAGGTTTCATCTCCGACAATCTTGTCCCGTGACATTAAATATTTTCAATTTGAATGGCGAAATCGTGCAAACGTTGATTGACGGAAATTATTCACCGGGGAACTACCAGATTATTTTCAACGCTGAAAATGTTCACGGCGCCCCAGTTGCTTCGGGAATTTACTTTTACCAATTAAAAGCCGGAACCGAAATTAGAAATCGAAAAATGAATTTGTTACGATAA